In Pectobacterium brasiliense, a single genomic region encodes these proteins:
- a CDS encoding AAA family ATPase: protein MATAEQIKALLKSHVDRDDQRFFSIALQVAAKEARQGHHKLANDIKNLVDKNQKTTSSVGLVEKRLTPFVKQPDGDLKGLLEQTNRPVHLQELVISVSVRERLNQVLLEQKQKDKLSEFGLIPRRKLLFTGPPGTGKTMSASVIATELKLPLYTVVLDNLITRYMGETAAKLRLIFDHIRQTRAVYFFDEFDAIGTQRGAQNDVGEIRRVLNSFLLFVEQDDSESIVLAATNHPELLDRALYRRFDDIIPFIRPEGDLIRNLIEQRLAVFDLCSLFWSKIIDSASGLSAAEITRASEDAAKESVLYNENNITTDLLVKAIKRRQESRQ from the coding sequence ATGGCTACTGCAGAGCAGATCAAAGCTTTATTGAAAAGCCACGTTGATCGTGATGATCAGCGTTTCTTTTCTATTGCTTTGCAAGTGGCAGCTAAGGAAGCAAGACAAGGTCATCATAAGCTTGCTAATGATATAAAAAACTTAGTTGATAAAAATCAGAAAACAACGAGTTCTGTAGGTTTAGTTGAAAAACGACTTACACCATTTGTTAAGCAGCCTGATGGTGATCTTAAGGGATTACTTGAGCAAACGAACAGGCCAGTACATCTTCAAGAACTAGTAATTTCTGTAAGCGTAAGAGAAAGGTTGAATCAGGTCCTGCTTGAACAAAAACAAAAGGATAAACTTTCTGAGTTTGGGCTTATTCCAAGGAGAAAACTACTTTTCACTGGCCCTCCGGGTACTGGCAAGACAATGTCTGCATCAGTCATTGCCACAGAGTTAAAATTACCACTCTATACAGTCGTCTTAGATAATCTAATCACTCGTTATATGGGTGAAACGGCAGCCAAATTACGTTTGATTTTTGACCATATACGGCAAACAAGGGCTGTATATTTTTTTGATGAGTTCGATGCTATCGGAACTCAGCGTGGTGCACAGAATGACGTCGGAGAAATCCGCAGGGTTTTAAACTCTTTTTTGCTCTTTGTTGAGCAGGATGATTCTGAGAGCATAGTGTTAGCTGCAACCAATCATCCAGAACTTTTGGATCGCGCATTATATAGACGATTTGACGATATTATACCGTTCATAAGACCTGAGGGGGATTTAATCAGGAACCTTATTGAACAAAGACTAGCCGTCTTTGATCTCTGTAGTTTATTTTGGAGTAAGATCATTGATAGTGCTTCAGGTTTAAGTGCAGCAGAGATTACGCGGGCAAGCGAAGATGCTGCCAAAGAATCAGTACTTTATAATGAAAATAATATTACAACCGATTTATTAGTGAAGGCTATAAAGCGTAGGCAAGAAAGTAGACAATAA
- the proA gene encoding glutamate-5-semialdehyde dehydrogenase, translating into MLEQMGKAAKAASYQLAVLSTAQKDRALLTIADLLEAESATILAANALDLADARQNGMSEALQDRLLLTQDRLSAIASDVRQVCRLTDPVGQVIDGSMLDNGLKLERRRVPLGVVGVIYEARPNVTIDVASLCLKTGNAVILRGGKETYRTNAATVKVIQQALSQCGLPAAAVQAIESPDRELVNQLLKLDRYVDMLIPRGGAGLHKLCREQSTIPVITGGIGVCHIYADDSIDFVKALTVIESAKVQRPSACNSLETLLVNQHIADRFLPELSKKMAAAGVTLHASPSAMPYLTGGPASVVAVEEANYNDEWLSNDLNVTLVDDLDAAVAHIREHGTQHSDAILTRSLSNAERFVREVDSSAVYVNASTRFTDGGQFGLGAEVAVSTQKLHARGPMGLEALTTYKWIGYGDDLIRA; encoded by the coding sequence ATGCTTGAACAAATGGGTAAAGCGGCAAAAGCGGCCTCTTATCAGCTGGCGGTCTTGAGCACAGCGCAAAAAGATCGCGCTCTGCTGACGATTGCGGATTTGCTGGAAGCTGAAAGCGCGACGATTCTGGCGGCTAACGCGCTGGATTTAGCCGATGCCCGCCAAAATGGCATGAGTGAGGCGTTGCAGGATCGTCTGCTCTTAACGCAGGACAGGCTGAGCGCGATTGCCAGCGATGTTCGTCAGGTATGCCGCCTGACCGATCCCGTGGGGCAGGTGATTGACGGCAGCATGCTGGATAACGGGCTGAAGCTGGAGCGTCGCCGGGTGCCGCTGGGCGTAGTCGGTGTGATTTATGAAGCGCGCCCGAACGTCACCATTGATGTGGCGTCTCTGTGCCTGAAAACCGGTAACGCGGTGATTTTGCGCGGTGGAAAAGAGACGTACCGCACCAATGCGGCGACGGTAAAAGTGATTCAGCAGGCGCTGTCGCAGTGCGGCCTGCCAGCCGCTGCGGTACAGGCGATTGAAAGCCCGGATCGTGAGCTGGTCAATCAGCTGCTGAAGCTGGATCGCTACGTAGATATGCTGATTCCGCGCGGTGGCGCAGGCTTGCACAAGCTGTGTCGCGAACAATCGACGATCCCTGTCATCACTGGGGGTATCGGCGTTTGTCACATCTATGCTGACGACAGCATCGATTTCGTCAAAGCGCTGACCGTCATTGAAAGCGCCAAGGTGCAGCGCCCTAGCGCCTGTAACAGCCTGGAAACGCTGCTGGTCAATCAACATATTGCCGACCGTTTCCTGCCAGAGCTGAGCAAGAAAATGGCGGCGGCAGGCGTTACGCTCCACGCCAGCCCATCAGCGATGCCTTATCTGACTGGCGGCCCGGCAAGCGTCGTTGCGGTGGAAGAAGCCAACTATAACGATGAATGGCTCTCTAACGACCTGAACGTTACGTTGGTGGACGATCTGGATGCGGCGGTTGCCCATATTCGTGAACATGGTACACAGCACTCTGATGCGATTCTGACGCGCTCTTTGAGCAATGCGGAACGCTTCGTGCGTGAAGTGGATTCCTCTGCGGTGTATGTCAATGCCAGTACACGCTTCACCGACGGCGGCCAGTTTGGTCTGGGTGCAGAAGTGGCGGTCAGTACCCAGAAACTGCATGCGCGCGGCCCAATGGGTCTGGAAGCGCTGACCACCTATAAGTGGATTGGTTATGGTGACGATTTGATTCGCGCCTAA